A window of Cryptomeria japonica chromosome 3, Sugi_1.0, whole genome shotgun sequence contains these coding sequences:
- the LOC131034797 gene encoding uncharacterized protein LOC131034797, with protein MKRSLLIICVFLIAVLAPCRSTVFAAPPGIVGGPLSALLKWVWSTPAVISKTDRSFLQFESGYVVETVLEGSKLGIDPYTIEVSPDGELLILDSDNSNIHRLTPPLSRYSRARLVAGSTQGYSGHVDGKPKDARFNHPKGFTVDDRGNIYIADTVNLAIRKIGQEGVTTIAGGRSNKAGHVDGPSEGAKFSSDFDVVYVSSTCSLLVVDRGNQAIREISLQYDDCAYNYAASYPSGILMVAGALSVGYIFGLLQHQGFGSITFGRRARQDKPSKKKLPSPIKTDRPSLIPVEGQSENVDAGWMSFGKFIWDLFKFVVEIIGSIFTSISNFILRKNPQKKGDLWPLHDTIPIPDDDVEPRPISRNRQDKGDLWPDRDSLPIPDDDYKSKVDPIWKNSVPFEDSDDHNPKPEPLKVQNLRLRSTKDSKGVSSYKEFKFYNNYKRGDKDDQSHPRSLRHRSSAPQTHYDKPRNSSSEVVFGAAQGNKAKNEAVDIKPVDYGDPMYDHYNIRNRGGYGNLFDF; from the exons ATGAAGAGATCTCTGTTGATTATTTGTGTTTTCTTAATAGCTGTGCTGGCGCCCTGTCGGTCTACAGTCTTTGCTGCTCCTCCAG GCATTGTTGGCGGCCCATTATCTGCTCTGCTCAAGTGGGTATGGAGTACACCGGCCGTTATTTCTAAAACTG ACCGGAGCTTTCTTCAGTTTGAAAGTGGGTACGTAGTGGAAACGGTTCTTGAAGGAAGTAAGCTTGGTATTGACCCATATACCATTGAGGTTTCTCCGGATGGTGAATTGCTTATTCTAGATTCGGACAACAGCAACATCCATCGGTTAACTCCTCCGTTATCACGTT ATAGCAGGGCCAGATTAGTAGCAGGCTCCACACAAGGATACTCAGGCCATGTTGATGGAAAACCTAAAGATGCTCGCTTCAATCATCCAAAAGGTTTCACAGTCGATGACAGAGGGAATATCTACATTGCAGATACCGTGAATTTGGCTATTAGGAAGATTGGGCAAGAAG GTGTAACGACTATTGCTGGAGGTAGGTCGAATAAAGCTGGTCATGTTGATGGCCCCAGTGAAGGTGCCAAGTTTTCAAGTGATTTTGATGTGGTTTATGTGAGCAGTACATGTTCACTGTTGGTTGTTGATAGGGGCAACCAGGCTATTCGTGAGATTTCCCTCCAGTATGATGATTGTGCATATAATTATGCCGCAAGCTATCCCTCAG GCATTCTTATGGTTGCTGGTGCACTCTCGGTGGGATatatttttggcttgcttcaaCATCAAGGATTTGGAAGCATCACTTTTGGGAGAAGG GCAAGGCAGGATAAGCCATCCAAAAAAAAATTGCCCAGTCCTATCAAGACAGACCGACCTTCTCTTATCCCTGTTGAGGGACAATCTGAAAATGTTGATGCTGGTTGGATGTCCTTTGGGAAATTTATTTGGGATCTCTTCAAATTTGTGGTGGAAATTATTGGTAGTATCTTCACTTCTATAAGTAATTTTATTCTAAGAAAAAACCCTCAAAAGAAAGGGGATTTATGGCCATTACATGATACCATCCCCATTCCAGATGATGATGTTGAGCCTCGACCAATATCCAGGAATCGTCAAGATAAAGGAGATTTGTGGCCAGATAGGGATTCTCTTCCGATTCCAGATGATGATTATAAGTCTAAAGTGGACCCAATTTGGAAAAATTCAGTTCCTTTTGAAGATTCAGATGATCATAATCCCAAACCTGAGCCATTGAAAGTTCAAAATCTTCGATTGCGATCCACCAAAGACAGTAAAGGTGTTTCCAGTTATAAAGAGTTCAAGTTCTATAATAACTACAAACGTGGTGATAAGGATGATCAAAGCCATCCACGATCATTGAGACACCGGTCATCTGCCCCTCAGACTCATTATGACAAGCCACGTAATTCAAGCAGTGAAGTGGTGTTTGGAGCAGCACAAGGAaacaaggcaaaaaatgaagctgTAGATATTAAGCCTGTTGATTATGGTGATCCTATGTATGACCATTACAACATCAGGAACCGAGGTGGGTATGGCAATCTTTTTGATTTCTGA